One genomic window of Novosphingobium aureum includes the following:
- a CDS encoding dihydroneopterin aldolase, whose amino-acid sequence MADSLILEVADFEHDVLTGIYSEETGKPQPLRFTISVRLKPYDRYEPDTPLSASKNYMDLKFAASGALPEGVHFTLIEAVADHVCETLFLQDERVEAVTVKIVKLAIAEAGESIGITLTRERR is encoded by the coding sequence TCGAACACGACGTCCTCACCGGCATCTATTCGGAAGAGACCGGCAAGCCGCAGCCGCTGCGCTTTACCATCTCGGTGAGGCTCAAGCCTTATGATCGCTACGAGCCCGACACCCCGCTCTCGGCCAGCAAGAACTACATGGACCTCAAGTTCGCGGCCTCGGGCGCGCTGCCCGAGGGCGTGCACTTCACGCTGATCGAGGCGGTTGCCGACCATGTCTGCGAGACGCTGTTCCTGCAGGACGAGCGGGTCGAGGCGGTGACCGTCAAGATCGTCAAGCTCGCCATCGCCGAAGCCGGCGAGAGCATCGGCATCACCCTCACGCGCGAACGTCGGTAG
- a CDS encoding Rossmann fold domain-containing protein has product MPSELLYVGPLADDPLDAAADFHARILPAVEMALSTGAGPLTLVFEPASVEHRGWRLAVVQGLARRFAPTRVNALAAPGADPAQRGAIAATREWLDASPGVTGQLFAVDGTQAPPMV; this is encoded by the coding sequence ATGCCGAGCGAACTGCTTTACGTGGGCCCGCTCGCCGATGACCCGCTCGATGCAGCGGCGGACTTCCATGCGCGCATTCTGCCTGCTGTCGAAATGGCGCTGAGCACTGGCGCAGGCCCGCTGACCCTGGTTTTCGAACCCGCATCGGTCGAGCATCGCGGCTGGCGTCTTGCCGTCGTGCAGGGGCTTGCACGCCGTTTTGCACCCACGCGGGTCAACGCGCTCGCCGCGCCCGGAGCCGATCCGGCACAGCGCGGCGCGATCGCCGCGACCCGGGAATGGCTCGATGCATCGCCGGGGGTTACCGGCCAGCTTTTCGCGGTGGATGGAACCCAAGCGCCGCCAATGGTATAG
- the moaA gene encoding GTP 3',8-cyclase MoaA, translating into MTSPTPLVDQFQRRISYVRLSVTDRCDLRCTYCMPERMTFLPRREVLSLEELHKLALGFIARGVTRIRLTGGEPLVRRDMIELVRALGRTIGAEGPQGGLRELTLTTNGTRLAEFADDLFAAGMRRINVSLDTLDRETFAKLSRRDSLPQVLEGLRAAREAGLKVKLNTVALKGVNEHEIADLVGWAHGQGFDATLIEVMPLGEVEEDRIDHYLPLTGVRETLEQRWTLTPSEHRTGGPARYFDVAETGGRLGLITPLTQNFCEGCNRIRVTTTGQLYACLGGNERVDLREALRSDDPQARLAEALDTAMRIKPERHHFAITEPGAAPALSRHMSMTGG; encoded by the coding sequence ATGACAAGCCCCACGCCCTTGGTCGACCAGTTCCAGCGCCGCATCAGTTACGTGCGGCTTTCGGTGACCGACCGGTGTGACTTGCGCTGCACCTATTGCATGCCCGAGCGCATGACGTTCCTGCCGCGCCGCGAGGTGCTCAGCCTCGAGGAACTGCACAAGCTCGCGCTCGGTTTCATCGCACGCGGCGTGACCCGCATCCGCCTGACCGGCGGCGAACCGCTGGTCAGGCGCGACATGATCGAACTGGTGCGCGCGCTTGGCCGCACCATCGGCGCCGAGGGGCCGCAGGGCGGCTTGCGCGAGCTGACGCTCACCACCAATGGCACGCGTCTTGCCGAATTCGCCGACGACCTGTTCGCGGCCGGGATGCGGCGCATCAATGTCTCGCTCGACACGCTCGATCGCGAGACCTTCGCCAAACTGTCGCGCCGCGATTCGCTGCCGCAGGTACTCGAGGGCCTGCGCGCCGCGCGCGAAGCCGGGCTCAAGGTCAAGCTCAACACCGTCGCGCTCAAGGGCGTGAACGAGCACGAGATCGCGGATCTCGTCGGCTGGGCGCACGGGCAGGGCTTCGATGCCACGCTGATCGAGGTCATGCCGCTGGGCGAGGTCGAGGAGGATCGCATCGACCACTACCTGCCGCTGACCGGCGTGCGCGAGACGCTCGAGCAGCGCTGGACGCTGACGCCGAGCGAGCACCGCACCGGCGGCCCTGCACGCTATTTCGACGTCGCCGAGACCGGCGGGCGGCTGGGTCTGATCACGCCGCTGACCCAGAATTTCTGCGAGGGTTGCAACCGCATCCGCGTCACCACCACCGGGCAGCTCTATGCCTGCCTTGGTGGCAACGAGCGGGTCGACCTGCGTGAAGCGCTGCGCAGCGACGATCCGCAGGCGCGCCTCGCCGAGGCGCTCGATACCGCGATGCGGATCAAGCCCGAGCGCCATCACTTCGCCATCACGGAACCGGGCGCGGCCCCGGCGCTTTCCCGTCACATGTCGATGACGGGAGGATGA
- a CDS encoding MoaD/ThiS family protein, whose amino-acid sequence MTIKLVFLGRLEDVAGAGERQVTGAKCIDEIFAGLEPELAEALRAPRVKLAVNGILLQDRDAPVLKDGDEIAFLPPVSGG is encoded by the coding sequence ATGACGATCAAGCTGGTTTTCCTCGGTCGCCTCGAGGACGTCGCCGGTGCGGGAGAGCGCCAGGTTACAGGTGCCAAGTGCATCGACGAGATATTCGCGGGGCTCGAACCCGAGCTTGCCGAGGCGCTGCGTGCGCCGCGCGTGAAGCTGGCGGTCAATGGCATCCTGCTGCAGGATCGCGATGCCCCCGTACTCAAGGACGGCGACGAGATCGCCTTCCTGCCCCCGGTCTCAGGCGGCTGA
- a CDS encoding molybdenum cofactor biosynthesis protein MoaE: MNADVRLLQSPLDASGELAAFTAAHRAAGGVVSFLGQVREGDGVEALELRHYGPLTEPAMRALGESVLERWSLEGLLILHRAGVMEPGDPIVLVAAAARHRRDAFAAADFAMDHLKSESWFWKREKADGAWRWIEPREQDYADIARWA, from the coding sequence ATGAACGCAGACGTTCGCCTGCTTCAGTCACCGCTCGATGCATCGGGCGAACTGGCCGCCTTCACTGCCGCGCACCGCGCGGCGGGGGGCGTCGTCAGCTTCCTTGGTCAGGTGCGCGAGGGTGATGGCGTCGAGGCGCTTGAGCTGCGTCACTACGGCCCGCTGACCGAGCCGGCGATGCGCGCGCTTGGCGAGAGCGTGCTCGAGCGCTGGTCCCTGGAGGGACTGCTCATCCTCCACCGTGCCGGGGTGATGGAGCCGGGCGATCCGATCGTGCTCGTGGCCGCCGCAGCGCGTCACCGCCGCGACGCCTTTGCTGCGGCCGATTTCGCGATGGATCACCTCAAGAGCGAGTCCTGGTTCTGGAAGCGTGAGAAGGCGGATGGTGCCTGGCGCTGGATCGAACCGCGCGAACAGGACTACGCCGATATCGCGCGCTGGGCCTGA